AGGGCGGCGCATTGAATCCTTGCTGCGCTACATCGAGAGGCAGAGGCCTGACGCAGTCGTGTTAACAGAATGGCGACAAAATTCCTGCTCTCGAATCATTATACAATGGGCTAATAGTTGCGGACTGCATCATGCTTGCTTGAATGATAGCGGAACTAGTAATGGCGTATTTTTCGCTGCGTCCTCATCATTTTCGTACAATTCTATAACTCCTGACAACTCATCTGCCGGAGTGCTGATGAATGTAACCTCTGGTGACTGGTGCATGCTTGCCTCATATTTCCCGCAGGGCTCCGCTAAAGCGGCGTTCTTCGCAGCCTGCCACGATGCGGCCAAGGAACGAGCGGACTTCCCCTTCGCGATCATCGGTGATTTCAATACGGGTAACCAACTGCACGATCGGGATAACAATGGCGAGCGTTACGCATGCGCCGAGAAATTTGATGCACTGTCTTCCAAATTAAACCTCAGTGATTTGTGGAGAAGAACGAACGGAGTTTCGGCTCGAGAGTGGTCATGGAAATCAAATGCCGGGAATGGTTTTAGGATCGACCATGCGTTTGCAAACCAAAAATTCATAGACCGCTATCATCCAAGTTGTCATTACGACCACGAGCCACGAGAGCTCGGTTCGACAGACCACAGCGCGCTGATCGTCACATGCATGAAATGATAGTATAGTTAGAAATGATGCGAGTCTGCAACACCTGACGTTACGCAAAAATTGTGCAAGTTGTTTCTCAAACATTATTCTCTAAAAACCCTTCTGACGACGCATGAGACGCCTCTCTCCATCCATGCCATAGGCTTCTCACACATCCAAATTCGCCACGTTCAGCGCGTTCTCCTGAATGAACTCGCGGCGCGGCTCCACCACATCGCCCATCAGCTTCACAAAAATATCCTCGGCCTCCACGGCCTCCTTCACCCGCACCTGCAGCAGCGAGCGCACCTCGCGGTCGAGCGTCGTCTCCCACAGCTGCTCGGCGTTCATCTCGCCGAGGCCCTTGTAGCGCTGGATGGCGAGGCCCTTGCGGCCGAGCGCGGCGGTCGCGTCATAGAGCGCGAGCGGACCGGAGAGCGGCGTCTCGTCGCCGCGCCGCGCCAGCGAGGCGGCGCCGGCGAAAATCTCGCGCAGACTCTCGGCGCGCTCCTGCAGCTTGCGCGCCTCGCTCGAGGCGAGCAGCGCGGCGTCCAAAATCACCGCTTGCGCGACGCCGCGCAGAGTGCGGCGGAAGACATAGCCGCCCTCGCGCGTTTCGCCGGTCCAGCCGCGCTCGGTCTCCTCGGCGATCGCATTGAGACGCTCCGCCACATCGTTCGCCTTGGCGTCGTCCGGCGGCGCCTGCAGCGCGCCGGCCAGCGCGGTCTGCTCGACGACGCTGCGGTCGTAGCGCGAATGCAGCCCGTTCATGATGGTGCGGAAGGAGCGCGCATCCTCGAGCGCCTGACGCAGATCCTTGCCCGCGCGCTCCTCGCCAGTGCCGCAGCGAAGCACGGCGCCGTCCAGCACGGAGTCGATCAGATAATCCTCGAGCGCGCGCTCGTCCTTGAGATATTGCGTCGATTTGGCTTTGGTCACCTTGTAGAGCGGCGCCTGGGCGATGAACACATGGCCGCGCTCGATCAGCTGCGGCATCTGCCGATAGAAGAAGGTCAGGATCAGCGTGCGAATATGCGCGCCGTCGACGTCGGCGTCGGTCATGATGATGATCTTGTGATAGCGCAGCTTGTCGGCGTTGAACTCGTCACGGCCGATGCCGGTGCCGAGCGCAGTGATCAAAGTGCCGATCTGTTCCGACGACAGCATCTTGTCGAAGCGCGCGCGCTCGACATTGAGGATCTTGCCGCGCAGCGGCAAGACCGCCTGGAACTCGCGATTGCGGCCCTGCTTGGCGGTGCCGCCGGCCGAGTCGCCCTCGACGATGAACAGTTCCGCCTTGGCTGGATCGCGCTCCTGACAATCGGCGAGCTTGCCGGGCAGGTTCGCGACATCGAGCGCGCCTTTGCGCCGCGTCAGCTCGCGCGCCTTGCGCGCCGCCTCGCGCGCCACCGCCGCCTCGCAGACCTTGGAGACGACGGCTTTCGCCTCCTGCGGATGCTCCTCGAGCCATTGGTCGAGCAATTCATTGACGATATTCTCGACCGCCGGACGCACCTCGGAGGAGACGAGCTTGTCCTTCGTCTGCGAGGAGAATTTCGGATCGGGCACCTTCACCGAGACGACACAGGTCAGACCCTCGCGGCAATCGTCGCCGGTGAGATCGACCTTCTCGCGCTTGGCGAGGCCGGAGCGCTCGGCATAGCCGGTGATCTGCCGTGTCAGCCCGGCGCGAAAGCCCGCGAGATGCGTGCCGCCGTCGCGCTGCGGAATATTGTTGGTGAAGACCAGCACATTCTCATGGTACGAGTCGTTCCACCACAGAGCGACTTCGACATTGATATGCTCGCGCTGGCCGTGAATCATGATCGGCTGCGCGATCAGCGGCGTCTTGGCGCGATCGAGATAACGCACGAAGGCCTCGAGCCCGCCTTCATAGTAAAGCTCCTCGCGCTTCTGCTCCGCGTGGCGCGCATCGGTGAGCACGATGCGCACGCCGGAATTCAAAAAGGCCAGCTCGCGCAGCCGATGCTCGATGGTCGCATAATCGAACTCGACGACCGTTTTGAATGTCTTGAGCGACGGCAGGAAGGTCACCTGCGTGCCACGCTTCGGCTTGCCGTCCTCGATCGGCGCGTCGCCGACCACGGCGAGCGGCGCGACCGCGTCGCCATTGGCGAACTCCATGAAATGCTCGCGCCCATCCTGCCAGATCCGCAGCTTCAGCCACACCGACAGCGCATTGACCACCGACACGCCGACGCCATGCAGGCCGCCCGAGACCTTATAGGAGTTCTGGTCGAATTTTCCGCCGGCGTGCAGCTGGGTCATGATGACCTCGGCCGCCGAGACCCCCTCCTCCTTATGGATGCCGGTCGGCACGCCGCGGCCATTGTCGGTGACGGTGCAGGAGCCGTCGGCGTCCAGCGTCACCGTGACGAGACTGGCGTGGCCGGCCAGCGCCTCGTCGATGGCGTTGTCGACCACCTCATAGACCATATGATGGAGGCCGGTCCCGTCGTCGGTGTCGCCGATATACATGCCCGGACGCTTGCGCACGGCGTCGAGCCCACGCAGCACCTTGATCGAATCCGCGCCATATTCGGGGGTCGGGACGGCGTCGTCGGCGTCATTGCTCATATGATCGGGGGCTCCTGCGGGCGAGGCGATTCTGAAGCGCTGATTTTAGCGTGGAATGGGGGTGGGATGCACGAGAAACCGGTGGGGGGCGGTGGGGTGGTTAGCCCCCCCCTTTCTTGCCCGAGCTACACTTCGCGGCCCACGGAAAAAGCAAGGGGCTGCCGCATGTAAGGAAGCTTTGCTTTGCACAGCGCCCCCCGCTCGCGCTCAGTGATGATCGACTCTTGCGATCATCATCACAGCAGTCGTGGTTCAAACGGACGGCCACAAAGCTGCTTCTTTCGAGAGCAGGAGCTGATTTGCTTGATCGCGGATAGCCTCGAAGAGAACGCCAACTTCGATGGGAACGTCTCCATTCACTACGCGCTTTTCGATCATAGAAAAGGCTCCGATCTTCAACGAGGTCCCGGGTCGAATTACGACCGGCGCTGTTCCAAAGTGATCGGTTGTTACGACCCATCGCAGGCCGAGTTCGTCGGCTAGCGCGTCTCCGAAGAGAACACCCAAGCCCTGAAGCAGCTCATGCTCTTCCGCCGTAGCGTGTTCAAGTACAAGTTGAATTACTGTAAGTTTTCCTGTAGTGCTATCGATGATGCTCCGCTCTTGCTCAGGGAGCATTTGCCGAAGCTGTGCACGCCAGAAATCAAAAAAACTATTCTCATCCGCATTCAGCTCTCTGATACTCTCGCTTAAAGCCATTGTCTCCTCCAATCAGTCATTAAAATTCGAACTGCTCTCACGCGGCTGCGCGCCTCGTCCGCCGCCCGACCTCACCCGAGAACCTCGACATCCGCAGCCGCCGTGCCAGCAAGCGCCGACGCTGCGCCGGCTCATGATTGGCTTCATCTATGAGCTTATATATCGAGTAGCCCGTCATCGCGAGCGGCGCGAAGCGATCCAGGGGCCGCGCCCCGCGGCTCTGGATTGCTTCCTCGCTGCGCTCCTCGCAATGACGGCCGCCTCTCGAGATCCGCTTTCGCACCCCCGCCATCATCGCTCTGTTCAGGCGAAATTCCGCCGTATATGAAAGACCGTCATGAACCCGGCCCGCCGTCGGCCGAAAGAGTTCCCCGAGGAGCCAGACGTTGACCGAACTGAAAGACCTCTACGACATCGGCGAGATCCCGCCGCTCGGGCACGTGCCCGCCAAGATGCACGCCTGGGTCGTCCGCAAGGAGCGGCACGGGCCGCCGGAAGAGGCCATGCAGCTCGAGGTCGTGCCGACCTGGGAGCTCGACAGCCATGACGTGCTGGTGCTGGTGATGGCGGCCGGCGTCAACTACAATGGCGTCTGGGCGGCGCTCGGCCAGCCGATCTCGGTGCTCGACGCCCATAAGCAGCCCTATCACATCGCCGGCTCCGACGCTTCCGGCATCGTCTGGGCGGTCGGCTCCAAGGTCAAGCGCTGGAAAATCGGCGACGAGGTCGTCGTCCACTGCAACCAGGATGACGGGGACGACGAGGAGTGCAATGGCGGCGACCCGATGTTCTCCGCCTCGCAGCGCATCTGGGGCTATGAGACGCCGGACGGCTCCTTCGGCCAGTTCTGCCGCGTGCAGGACCGCCAGCTCATGGAGCGGCCGAAACATCTCACCTGGGAGGAGTCGGCCTGCTACACGCTGACCCTCGCCACCGCCTATCGCATGCTGTTCGGCCATGAGCCGCACCGGCTGAAGCCGAGCGACAATGTGCTGATCTGGGGCGCCTCGGGCGGTCTCGGCGTGTTCGGCGTGCAGCTCTGCGCCGCCGCCGGCGCCAACGCCATCGGCGTGATCTCGGACGAGAGCAAGCGCGACTATGTGCTCTCGCTCGGCGCCAAGGGCGTCATCAACCGCAAGGATTTCAAGGGCTGCTGGGGCCAGCTGCCGACCGTGAACTCGCCCGAGTTCAACGACTGGTCGAAGGCCGCCCGCAATTTCGGCAAGGCGATCTGGGACATCACCGGCAAGAAGGACGTCGACATCGTCTTCGAGCATCCCGGCGAGCAGACCTTCCCGCTCTCCTGCATGGTGGTGAAGCGCGGCGGCATGGTGGTGTTCTGCGCCGGCACCACCGGCTTCAACCTCACCTTCGACGCCCGCTATGTGTGGATGCGCCAGAAGCGCATCCAGGGCTCGCATTTCGCGCATCTGAAGCAGGCGGCCGCGGCCAATCGCTTCGTGATCGACCGAAGGGTCGACCCCTGCATGTCGGAGGTCTTCCCCTGGGCCAAGATTCCGCTCGCCCACACCAAAATGTGGAAGAACGAGCACGCCCCCGGCAATATGTCCGTTCTGGTCAATGCGCCGACCACGGGCCTGCGCACGCTCGAGGAAGTGATCGAGGCCGGCCGAACGTGAGCCGGCGGCGATAATATATTAAATATGACGCTATCGGCCCCATATCGACTAACATAGAAGTTTTTGTGTTAGCGAGGGCCGATGGCGGAATAGCGCTTCTACGGTAGACGCGCGCGCCGCGCCTGATGACCGACATCGTCGAACGCGCAGTTCAGAGGCGTGCGCCCTTGCGGAGCGTCCCGAGTCGCTCCGCAGCGAGGCTTCAGGCGCGTGGCCAAGCGTTCACGGAGAGGCGCGCCGCGACCTTCTCCAACATGGCGGGATCGTCCATGGCGCGGGCGAGCAGAACGCCGCCTTCGAAAGCGGCGAGGATCGCCTCGGCCGCGCCGCGCTCGTCACCGAGCGCGGCGCGCAGCCAACAAAGAGTCTCGGCGAAGAATCGCCGCGCCTCGGCGCTCACCTCGGGCGGCAGCCCGCCGACCTCCGCCGCCATCATACCGAAAAGGCACATGCGCTTTCGCTCGACCACCGTGCGGCGGAACATCTCGCCGAGCAGAGCGATCGCCTCCGCCGGAGCCCGCGCGGCCGGATCGCCGAGCTCCGCGCCGCAGCGATCGGCGTAGCGCCGCACGACCGCGGCGGCGAGCGCCGCTTTCGTCGGGAAGAAATAATGAACGCTGGCGCTCTTGACGCCGACATCGGCGGCGATGTCGCGGAAGCTCACGCCATTATAGCCGTAGCGGCACAGACGCTCCTCGGCGCTGTCGAGAATTCTCGAAGCCGTCCCCTCCCCGCGTCGCGCCGTGGCCATGTCGTCCCATCCCTCTCAGACGACGCGGATACAGCGCCATTGACAGGCCTCCCGTCAATGGCGCATGGTTTACCTATCATGTGATAGGTAGATGAAACGAGGCGGAGGACAGCCCATGTACGAGATGAAAAATCTGAAAGCGCTCGGCAAGATCGGCGCGGCGGCCCCGGCCGCCATGGAAGCCTATCGCAAATTCGACGAGGCGGCGCTGGCCGACGGCGCTATTCCAAAGAAATACAAGGAGCTGATCGCGCTGGCCGTGGCGATGACGACGCAATGCCCCTATTGCCTCGAGGTGCATCGCAAGCATGCGCTCGCGGCCGGCGCGACCGAGGCCGAGCTCGCCGAGGCGATCTTCGTCGCCGCGGCGCTTCGGGCCGGCGCCGCAGTCACGCATGGGACGCATGTCGTGACCGAGTGACGCACCCGCGTCGCTCCGGCGTTGCGGAGCGCCCCGGCCGTCATTGCGAGCGAAGCGAAGCGATCCAGAGCCGCAGGGCGTCGCCTCGCCCCTCGCGACGCCTCACCCCGCCGTCGTCAACGCTTGATCGAGATCGGCGAGAATATCGTCGATATGCTCGATGCCGATCGAGAGGCGAACATAGCCGGGCGTCACG
The sequence above is a segment of the Methylosinus trichosporium OB3b genome. Coding sequences within it:
- the gyrB gene encoding DNA topoisomerase (ATP-hydrolyzing) subunit B, which translates into the protein MSNDADDAVPTPEYGADSIKVLRGLDAVRKRPGMYIGDTDDGTGLHHMVYEVVDNAIDEALAGHASLVTVTLDADGSCTVTDNGRGVPTGIHKEEGVSAAEVIMTQLHAGGKFDQNSYKVSGGLHGVGVSVVNALSVWLKLRIWQDGREHFMEFANGDAVAPLAVVGDAPIEDGKPKRGTQVTFLPSLKTFKTVVEFDYATIEHRLRELAFLNSGVRIVLTDARHAEQKREELYYEGGLEAFVRYLDRAKTPLIAQPIMIHGQREHINVEVALWWNDSYHENVLVFTNNIPQRDGGTHLAGFRAGLTRQITGYAERSGLAKREKVDLTGDDCREGLTCVVSVKVPDPKFSSQTKDKLVSSEVRPAVENIVNELLDQWLEEHPQEAKAVVSKVCEAAVAREAARKARELTRRKGALDVANLPGKLADCQERDPAKAELFIVEGDSAGGTAKQGRNREFQAVLPLRGKILNVERARFDKMLSSEQIGTLITALGTGIGRDEFNADKLRYHKIIIMTDADVDGAHIRTLILTFFYRQMPQLIERGHVFIAQAPLYKVTKAKSTQYLKDERALEDYLIDSVLDGAVLRCGTGEERAGKDLRQALEDARSFRTIMNGLHSRYDRSVVEQTALAGALQAPPDDAKANDVAERLNAIAEETERGWTGETREGGYVFRRTLRGVAQAVILDAALLASSEARKLQERAESLREIFAGAASLARRGDETPLSGPLALYDATAALGRKGLAIQRYKGLGEMNAEQLWETTLDREVRSLLQVRVKEAVEAEDIFVKLMGDVVEPRREFIQENALNVANLDV
- a CDS encoding DUF3806 domain-containing protein, which codes for MALSESIRELNADENSFFDFWRAQLRQMLPEQERSIIDSTTGKLTVIQLVLEHATAEEHELLQGLGVLFGDALADELGLRWVVTTDHFGTAPVVIRPGTSLKIGAFSMIEKRVVNGDVPIEVGVLFEAIRDQANQLLLSKEAALWPSV
- a CDS encoding TetR/AcrR family transcriptional regulator, whose product is MATARRGEGTASRILDSAEERLCRYGYNGVSFRDIAADVGVKSASVHYFFPTKAALAAAVVRRYADRCGAELGDPAARAPAEAIALLGEMFRRTVVERKRMCLFGMMAAEVGGLPPEVSAEARRFFAETLCWLRAALGDERGAAEAILAAFEGGVLLARAMDDPAMLEKVAARLSVNAWPRA
- the ccrA gene encoding crotonyl-CoA carboxylase/reductase, yielding MTELKDLYDIGEIPPLGHVPAKMHAWVVRKERHGPPEEAMQLEVVPTWELDSHDVLVLVMAAGVNYNGVWAALGQPISVLDAHKQPYHIAGSDASGIVWAVGSKVKRWKIGDEVVVHCNQDDGDDEECNGGDPMFSASQRIWGYETPDGSFGQFCRVQDRQLMERPKHLTWEESACYTLTLATAYRMLFGHEPHRLKPSDNVLIWGASGGLGVFGVQLCAAAGANAIGVISDESKRDYVLSLGAKGVINRKDFKGCWGQLPTVNSPEFNDWSKAARNFGKAIWDITGKKDVDIVFEHPGEQTFPLSCMVVKRGGMVVFCAGTTGFNLTFDARYVWMRQKRIQGSHFAHLKQAAAANRFVIDRRVDPCMSEVFPWAKIPLAHTKMWKNEHAPGNMSVLVNAPTTGLRTLEEVIEAGRT
- a CDS encoding carboxymuconolactone decarboxylase family protein, with the protein product MYEMKNLKALGKIGAAAPAAMEAYRKFDEAALADGAIPKKYKELIALAVAMTTQCPYCLEVHRKHALAAGATEAELAEAIFVAAALRAGAAVTHGTHVVTE